A window of Rhododendron vialii isolate Sample 1 chromosome 11a, ASM3025357v1 contains these coding sequences:
- the LOC131307216 gene encoding protein PYRICULARIA ORYZAE RESISTANCE 21-like, with protein sequence MAEKVTTMVLKVDLQCPCCYRKIKKVLAKFPEIRSQAYDEKQNTVTITVLCCSPEKIRDKLCCKGGKTIKCIEIKPPPKPDPKPCPPHPVYVPVLVCCGQCCRGIPRGPCYEGCGRPVPSCDGGCGGNRACYGVSRCNEYFNEENTSGCTIM encoded by the exons ATGGCTGAGAAG GTTACAACAATGGTGCTGAAGGTGGACCTTCAGTGTCCTTGTTGCTACAGGAAGATCAAGAAAGTTCTTGCCAAATTTCCCG AAATTCGAAGCCAGGCTTATGACGAGAAGCAGAATACGGTGACGATCACTGTATTATGCTGCAGCCCGGAGAAGATTCGTGACAAGTTGTGTTGCAAAGGTGGGAAAACAATCAAGTGCATTGAGATCAAACCGCCTCCGAAACCCGACCCGAAACCCTGCCCCCCCCACCCTGTTTATGTACCGGTTCTGGTGTGTTGTGGGCAATGTTGCAGGGGTATCCCAAGGGGCCCATGTTATGAGGGGTGTGGGAGGCCAGTACCATCATGTGATGGGGGGTGTGGTGGGAATAGGGCTTGTTATGGAGTAAGTCGTTGCAATGAGTACTTTAAT